The following nucleotide sequence is from Erythrobacter aurantius.
ACGATGCGGGCTCTCGCATTCCGAGATGGCAAAGTGAAGCCGAGGAGCTTGTCAGCGAAGGTGTCGTGCGAGGTTTCCATGACTTGCCATATGGGAACTGCGGATACGTGAAATAAGCCCTCACACCATCCGAGCGCTCAGCACAAGAGACCGAAACTCCAAAGCAGCACTGACTTTTGGGCATGGATCCGGTTTTCAGCCTCATCGAACACGACCGAGTGCGAGCCTTCGAAAACAGTCTCGGTCACTTCCTCACCCACATGAGCCGGCAGACAATGCAAAAAAATCGAGTCCGGTTTGGCAAGCGCCATGATCTCTGAAGTCACTTGATAGGGAGTCATGGCTGTTCGCTTTTCGTCGGCGTCCACCTGTCCCATGGATATCCAGGTGTCGGTGACTACTACATCAGCGCCAGTCGCAGCCGCTCGGGCATCATGCGTCAAAGTCACCGATGCGCCTCCAGCGCGAGCCTTATCTACGAACTCAGTAGAGGGTTCGAAGCCCGGAGGTGTAGCGACCCGAACGTTGAACTTGAACAAGCCAGCAGCTTCAAGAATCGAGTGGAGGACATTGTTCCCATCACCAAACCACGCAAGCTCGAGGCCTGGCAAGGACTTACCTTTCTCAACGATGGTTAGTAGGTCTGCAACGATCTGGCAGGGGTGCGACTGATCGGTCAGGCCGTTAATCACCGGCACACTGGCAAAGCGTGCCATTTCCTCGATCTTGGCGTGATCATCGGTTCGCAACATGATGGCATCTGCCATTCGGCTAAGTACCCGAGCCGTGTCGGCGATCGTTTCCCCACGCCCAAGCTGACTGGACCCGGAATCTAAAATGAGAACGCTGCCTCCAAGCTGCCTCATAGCTACATCAAAGCTGACCCGTGTTCTGGTCGAATTCTTCTCGAAAACCAGTGCCAGAACCCGGCCTGCCAAAGGAAAATCAGCATCCGGATGCCCCTTGGGCCAGTCACTCCGAGCAGCCTTGCGATCGATCGCATCAGCAATCATGGCCGCAATTGCGTCCGCTCCCGCATCCTCGAGATCAAGGAAATGAAAAGGTCCAGTCGACTGGGACATCATGCGGACTCGGGGATCGTAAAGCTTGCAGCTCCAGCTGACAGCTTCTCAAAGAATTCCTCGATCTCGACATCACCGATAACCAGTGGTGGGATAATCCGCAGCGTGTTGTCGCCAGCGGCGACAGTCAAGAGTTGATGATTGTCGCGCAAGTGGACGAAGAACGGCCGGCTTTCGACCTTCATCTTGAGCCCAAGCATCAGCCCTTTGCCCCGAACAAGTTCAAACAGGTCGGGGTAATTTCCAATGAATTGTTCAAGCCGGGAGCGAAGGCGTTCCCCCTTCTCGGTGACCTCCGCCAGAAATTCCTCATTCGCGACGGCATCGAGCACCGCGCTTCCTGCCGCCATCGCGAGAGGATTGCCGCCGTATGTTGAACCGTGCGTGCCGAAAGTCATGCCGCGTGCGGCCTTCTCCGTTGCGATCACGGCACCCAATGGAAATCCACCCCCGAGCCCTTTGGCCGTCGCGAGGATATCCGGTTCAATGCCATAATGCTCATAGGCGTACATTTTGCCCGTACGCGCAACGCCGCATTGCACCTCATCGAGCACCAGCATCAGATCGTGCTCGTCGCAAATCGCCCGCAGACCCTTCATGAAGGAATCGGACGCAGGGCGAATTCCACCTTCACCCTGGATCGGCTCAACCAGAAAGCCAGCGGTATTCGGACCAATCAAAGCTTTCGCAGCGTCCAGATCGTCGAACTCCGCATATTTGAAACCCTCGAGCAACGGAGCAAAACCTTGGTGCATCTTGGTCTGATTAGAGGCGCTGATCGTCGCCATCGTACGCCCATGAAAGGCATTGGAAAATGTGATCAATTCAAACCGATTGGCATCCCCTTGATCACCCGCATTCTGGTGATAGGCACGCGCGGTCTTGATCGCCCCCTCGACAGCTTCCGCGCCCGAATTCGTGAAGAACACCGTATCCGCGAAAGTCGCATCAACAAGCTGCTGTGCCAGACGTTCTCCCTGCGGACTGCCGTAGAGATTTGAAACGTGCATCAGGGTTTCGGCTTGGCGCTGGATCGCTTCAATCAGGCCCGGATGCGAATGGCCGAGAAGATTCACCGCAATACCGCTTGCAAAATCAAGATAGCGCGTTCCGTCCTCGTCAATCAGGTGGCAGTGCTCTCCGCGCACTGGGCGCACACCGCAACGGGGGTAAACTGGCATAAGCGGGCTGATCGACATCAGAAATTTCCTTGAGCTCGGAATTGTTGTTTTAAAACAAAATGGCGGCCCTTTCAGAGCCGCCATTTCCGAATAATCTAGGGCCGCTCTGTCATTGGGTCAAACGGCCAGAGTGGGGTGCCTGATCAGCTTTGGACAGGCACCAGATTGACGGCCGAATACTTTCCTCGTCGATCAACTTCGAGGTCGAACTCGTAACGCTCGCCCTCATTGAGTTCCGAAAGGCCAGAACGCTCGACTGCACTAATGTGCACGAAGGCATCCGGCTGGCCGTCATCACGAACCAGAAACCCGAAACCCTTCATCGAATTGAAGAATTTGACCGTACCAGTAGCTTTTTCGCCGGTCAGTTCGCGCTTGGGCGGGCTCGCTGCTTGCGGCGCCGCAATCACATCGCCCACGACCTGAAGATCCTGTGCAGAGATTTTGCCGCCACGATCCACAAGGTTGAATTCGAGTTCCTGCCCTTCAGCCAAGCCTTCGAGGCCGGCACGTTCGACTGCGCTGATATGGACGAAAACATCTTCTCCTCCACCCTCTTGAGCGATGAAGCCAAAGCCTTTCTGGCCGTTGAAGAATTTAACCGTGCCTTTGCCGGTGCCAACGACCTGAGCAGGCATGCGGTTGAAACCGCCGCCACCGCCGCCGCCGCGACCACCACCGCCACCGCGGGGAGCACCGCCGCCAAAGCGGTCGCCGCCGCCGTGGCGATCACCACCACCGAAGCGATCGCCGCCGCCGAATCGGTCACCACCACGATCATTGCCGTAATCACTCGGAGGCGGAAACCCGTCATTCCCGCCAAAAGGATCGAAACCGTCCTCGCCGAAACCGTCGCGCTTGTCCCGACCGCGCCGACGTCCCCTGTCGTAACCCATATCTTAAGTCGTACCTTACCACGCTGCCCATCCTGAGAAGCGCTGGCGACGAGGGCAACGAGTCGCACCAGACGCCGATGGAACAGCCGAAAACGCCGAACCCACCGTCTGTTCGTCCACATAGCGCACAAAGCGCCGCTATGCGAACGATTTAACCTATCACCGCTTCATCGCGCAAAAATATGACATTTTCGCAAGTACTCGCAGGCACTGGTCGGATGCCACGCTTGCGAAAGCGCCCTTTGATCGGCATCTCGCTTGCTAGAACCTATGAGGAGCAAAATACCGATGCCCGACTTTCGACCCTTGAGCGACTCGGTCTTGGCCAGCCCGCAAATCTCGATCGAAGACGTTGCGAATGCCAAGAATGCTGGAGTTGCCCTCATAATCAACAACCGACCAGACGGTGAGGACCCTTCCGCTCCGCAAAGCGCCGACATTGAAGCCGCAGCTATTGCTGCCGGGCTGGCTTACACCGCGATCCCGATTGGCCATTCCGGTTTCAGTGAAGTGCAAGTCGACCAGATGATAGCTGCCCTGAATTCGGCACAAGGCAAGACGCTCGCTTATTGCCGATCGGGAACGCGATCGACTCTACTTTGGGCACTTGCTCAGGCGAAAAAC
It contains:
- the argF gene encoding ornithine carbamoyltransferase, with the translated sequence MSQSTGPFHFLDLEDAGADAIAAMIADAIDRKAARSDWPKGHPDADFPLAGRVLALVFEKNSTRTRVSFDVAMRQLGGSVLILDSGSSQLGRGETIADTARVLSRMADAIMLRTDDHAKIEEMARFASVPVINGLTDQSHPCQIVADLLTIVEKGKSLPGLELAWFGDGNNVLHSILEAAGLFKFNVRVATPPGFEPSTEFVDKARAGGASVTLTHDARAAATGADVVVTDTWISMGQVDADEKRTAMTPYQVTSEIMALAKPDSIFLHCLPAHVGEEVTETVFEGSHSVVFDEAENRIHAQKSVLLWSFGLLC
- a CDS encoding aspartate aminotransferase family protein is translated as MSISPLMPVYPRCGVRPVRGEHCHLIDEDGTRYLDFASGIAVNLLGHSHPGLIEAIQRQAETLMHVSNLYGSPQGERLAQQLVDATFADTVFFTNSGAEAVEGAIKTARAYHQNAGDQGDANRFELITFSNAFHGRTMATISASNQTKMHQGFAPLLEGFKYAEFDDLDAAKALIGPNTAGFLVEPIQGEGGIRPASDSFMKGLRAICDEHDLMLVLDEVQCGVARTGKMYAYEHYGIEPDILATAKGLGGGFPLGAVIATEKAARGMTFGTHGSTYGGNPLAMAAGSAVLDAVANEEFLAEVTEKGERLRSRLEQFIGNYPDLFELVRGKGLMLGLKMKVESRPFFVHLRDNHQLLTVAAGDNTLRIIPPLVIGDVEIEEFFEKLSAGAASFTIPESA
- a CDS encoding cold-shock protein, producing the protein MGYDRGRRRGRDKRDGFGEDGFDPFGGNDGFPPPSDYGNDRGGDRFGGGDRFGGGDRHGGGDRFGGGAPRGGGGGRGGGGGGGFNRMPAQVVGTGKGTVKFFNGQKGFGFIAQEGGGEDVFVHISAVERAGLEGLAEGQELEFNLVDRGGKISAQDLQVVGDVIAAPQAASPPKRELTGEKATGTVKFFNSMKGFGFLVRDDGQPDAFVHISAVERSGLSELNEGERYEFDLEVDRRGKYSAVNLVPVQS
- a CDS encoding TIGR01244 family sulfur transferase; this translates as MSDSVLASPQISIEDVANAKNAGVALIINNRPDGEDPSAPQSADIEAAAIAAGLAYTAIPIGHSGFSEVQVDQMIAALNSAQGKTLAYCRSGTRSTLLWALAQAKNGISPEEIALAAMKAGYDVSPVRPMLDILSSK